The following proteins are co-located in the Spinactinospora alkalitolerans genome:
- a CDS encoding ABC transporter substrate-binding protein, whose protein sequence is MRRVVAAVSGALAATMALTSCAPTRENDTDTLVVSTFAFATEEFMQVIGEPFEEATGIEVVLDTGNNATRLTKLRINKERPDTDVVLISDYYAQIGKEMELFEKVHPTAVPAMAEIAPWAVDPDGYGPAYTFQLLGLMYRTDTVRQPPDSWDDLYESEVPGGFALPDISVSAGPMLVQATAEAYGTGPADVDTGFERLAGIGPEALQFYTRSTELTSLLERGEVAMAPGLDNFAMNAVESGQPIGFAVPDEGRVMTANTAQIVAGAPNREGAQEFVDFLLDPEVQSEVAEVIYDKPVHPDAEVTDLMTDVAGESALDPAGTGYHQGDLELIAAERTAWLDRFVEEVAR, encoded by the coding sequence GTGAGGCGGGTCGTCGCCGCCGTGTCCGGCGCCCTCGCCGCCACCATGGCACTGACCTCGTGCGCTCCCACCCGCGAGAACGACACCGACACCCTCGTCGTGAGCACCTTCGCCTTTGCGACCGAGGAGTTCATGCAGGTCATCGGTGAACCGTTCGAGGAGGCCACCGGGATCGAGGTGGTGCTGGACACCGGCAACAACGCCACCCGGCTGACCAAGCTCCGGATCAACAAGGAGCGGCCCGACACCGACGTCGTGCTCATCTCCGACTACTACGCCCAGATCGGCAAGGAGATGGAGCTGTTCGAGAAGGTGCACCCGACCGCGGTGCCCGCCATGGCCGAGATCGCCCCGTGGGCCGTCGACCCCGACGGCTACGGCCCCGCCTACACCTTCCAGCTCCTCGGCCTGATGTACCGCACCGACACCGTGCGGCAGCCGCCCGACTCCTGGGACGACCTCTATGAGTCCGAGGTCCCCGGCGGATTCGCGCTGCCCGACATCTCGGTCTCGGCCGGCCCCATGCTGGTCCAGGCCACCGCCGAGGCCTACGGGACGGGCCCGGCCGACGTCGACACCGGGTTCGAGCGGCTCGCCGGGATCGGCCCCGAGGCGCTGCAGTTCTACACCCGCTCCACCGAGCTCACCAGCCTCCTGGAGCGGGGCGAGGTCGCCATGGCCCCTGGCCTGGACAACTTCGCGATGAACGCGGTGGAGTCCGGGCAGCCCATCGGATTCGCCGTGCCCGACGAGGGGCGCGTGATGACGGCCAACACCGCCCAGATCGTGGCCGGCGCCCCGAACCGGGAGGGCGCGCAGGAGTTCGTCGACTTCCTGCTCGACCCGGAGGTCCAGTCCGAGGTGGCCGAGGTCATCTACGACAAGCCGGTCCACCCCGACGCCGAGGTCACCGACCTGATGACCGACGTCGCGGGCGAGTCGGCCCTGGACCCGGCCGGGACCGGCTACCACCAGGGCGACCTGGAGCTCATCGCCGCCGAGCGCACGGCCTGGCTGGACCGCTTCGTGGAGGAGGTCGCCAGATGA
- a CDS encoding ABC transporter permease produces MILRRPLLSLLSAIAFTVMLGPVVILLGVAFTAGSTLTFPPEGLSLRWFAAAVEYRPFIDTLGTSLVVAVASTLAALVLGVPATLALQRGAVPGRAVVENLFMTPIIVPELVLGLALFQQFMVGLHITALGTLIIGHTVLLLPYAVRVVGASLALADPKLEEAARGLGAGPVRTFFTVTLPVMRPGIISATILAFITSLNNVPLSLLLTGPGVATLPVEMLNYVQSSFDPVVAAVSVILLALSVGVALLTERLVGFNKVFGR; encoded by the coding sequence ATGATCCTGAGACGCCCGCTGCTGTCCCTGCTGAGCGCGATTGCGTTCACCGTCATGCTCGGCCCGGTGGTGATCCTGCTGGGGGTGGCGTTCACCGCCGGCAGCACCCTGACCTTCCCACCCGAGGGCCTGTCCCTGCGGTGGTTCGCCGCCGCGGTGGAGTACCGGCCCTTCATCGACACGCTGGGCACCAGCCTCGTCGTCGCGGTCGCCTCCACGCTCGCCGCGCTGGTGCTGGGCGTGCCCGCCACGCTGGCGCTGCAGCGCGGGGCCGTGCCGGGGCGGGCGGTGGTCGAGAACCTGTTCATGACCCCGATCATCGTGCCCGAGCTCGTCCTGGGGCTGGCGCTGTTCCAGCAGTTCATGGTGGGGCTGCACATCACAGCGCTGGGGACGCTGATCATCGGGCACACCGTCCTGCTGCTGCCTTATGCGGTCCGGGTCGTGGGCGCCTCGCTGGCCCTGGCCGACCCGAAGCTGGAGGAGGCCGCCCGCGGCCTCGGCGCCGGCCCGGTCCGCACCTTCTTCACGGTGACGCTGCCGGTCATGCGCCCCGGGATCATCTCGGCCACGATCCTGGCCTTCATCACCTCCCTCAACAACGTCCCGCTGTCGCTGCTGCTGACCGGCCCGGGCGTGGCCACGCTCCCGGTCGAGATGCTCAACTACGTGCAGTCCTCGTTCGATCCGGTGGTCGCGGCGGTCAGCGTCATCCTGCTGGCACTCAGCGTCGGGGTGGCACTGCTCACCGAGCGCCTCGTCGGGTTCAACAAGGTCTTCGGCCGCTAG
- a CDS encoding ABC transporter ATP-binding protein: protein MTPVVRLDGVGRRFGGAKNGVAAVDGLDLTVERGSFTTLLGPSGCGKTTTLRMIAGFIRPTSGRILLEGEDATSTPPERRNIGMVFQSYALFPHMSLTDNVGFGLRARRLPSAEVRRRAGEALELVGLSHAADRKPAELSGGQQQRVALARAVAIEPSVLLLDEPLSNLDARLRVQMRRELLRVQRETGVTAVLVTHDQDEALQLSDTMVILNSGRLEQQGDPRAVFPAPANRFVAEFLGYDNFPDVPGMGPVTIRPEHVVLSAVGTGGGADGAELDGTVTDVTYQGSHCLVGVTAGSDRVTCVHPGDEFRPGDAVRVLLPRHRLVELADGAAPAGAR from the coding sequence ATGACACCAGTAGTCCGGCTCGACGGCGTGGGGCGGCGGTTCGGCGGCGCGAAGAACGGCGTCGCGGCGGTCGACGGCCTCGACCTCACCGTCGAGCGCGGCAGCTTCACGACGCTCCTCGGCCCGAGCGGGTGCGGCAAGACCACGACACTGCGCATGATCGCCGGATTCATCCGGCCCACCTCGGGGCGCATCCTGCTGGAGGGCGAGGACGCCACGAGCACGCCGCCCGAACGCCGCAACATCGGCATGGTGTTCCAGTCCTACGCCCTGTTCCCGCACATGTCGCTCACCGACAACGTGGGCTTCGGCCTGCGCGCCCGCAGGCTCCCCTCCGCCGAGGTCAGGCGGCGCGCGGGCGAGGCACTGGAGCTGGTGGGCCTGTCCCACGCCGCCGACCGCAAGCCCGCCGAACTGTCGGGCGGGCAGCAGCAGCGGGTCGCCCTGGCCCGGGCCGTGGCCATCGAGCCGTCGGTGCTGCTGCTGGACGAGCCGCTGTCCAACCTCGACGCCCGCCTGCGCGTGCAGATGCGCCGGGAGCTGCTGCGGGTGCAGCGCGAGACCGGGGTCACCGCCGTCCTGGTCACCCACGACCAGGACGAGGCGCTCCAGCTCTCCGACACCATGGTGATCCTCAACAGCGGCCGGCTGGAGCAGCAGGGCGACCCGCGCGCGGTCTTCCCCGCGCCGGCCAACCGCTTCGTCGCCGAGTTCCTCGGCTACGACAACTTCCCCGATGTGCCCGGCATGGGCCCGGTGACGATCCGCCCCGAGCACGTCGTGCTGTCCGCGGTCGGCACCGGCGGCGGAGCGGACGGCGCGGAGCTGGACGGCACGGTCACCGACGTCACCTACCAGGGCAGCCACTGCCTGGTCGGAGTGACGGCCGGATCGGACCGCGTCACCTGCGTGCACCCCGGCGACGAGTTCCGGCCGGGCGACGCCGTGCGCGTCCTGCTGCCCCGGCACCGCCTGGTGGAACTGGCCGACGGCGCCGCGCCGGCGGGTGCGCGGTGA
- a CDS encoding ABC transporter permease has protein sequence MDVTRRVTMRVLLLPGLAVLLFAFLYPVALTLAAPPDGDPATVARETGTLLSDPHLLPVIARSIRVAVMTTLICLLLGFPTAYLVSRAPARWSGKLLALAIFPLMLNTVVRTYGWIAVLGGNGVLSTASQALGLGRVQLLYTETAIVLGLVQLFLPLMILSSYSSLSQQDPRLEDAARGLGAGPGRVFRQVVFPLALPGALVGCTLVFAGSITAFTTPQLLGGSRERILSTLLYSRVNVSLDWPSASAVALVMTVLVLAVAALSGRLSKRGSTTS, from the coding sequence GTGGATGTGACCCGCCGCGTCACCATGCGCGTACTGCTGCTCCCCGGTCTGGCCGTGCTGCTGTTCGCCTTCCTCTACCCGGTGGCGCTCACACTCGCGGCACCGCCCGACGGCGACCCGGCGACGGTCGCCCGCGAGACCGGGACCCTGCTCAGCGACCCCCACCTGCTGCCGGTCATCGCCCGCAGCATCCGCGTGGCGGTCATGACCACGCTGATCTGCCTTCTCCTGGGCTTCCCCACCGCCTACCTCGTCTCCAGGGCGCCGGCCCGTTGGTCCGGCAAGCTGCTGGCGCTGGCGATCTTCCCGCTGATGCTCAACACGGTCGTGCGCACCTACGGCTGGATCGCCGTGCTCGGCGGCAACGGCGTGCTCAGCACCGCGTCCCAGGCCCTGGGGCTGGGCCGGGTCCAGCTGCTCTACACCGAGACCGCGATCGTGCTCGGCCTCGTGCAGCTCTTCCTGCCGCTGATGATCCTGTCCAGTTACTCCAGCCTCTCCCAGCAGGACCCGCGGCTGGAGGACGCCGCGCGCGGCCTGGGAGCCGGACCCGGCCGGGTGTTCCGCCAGGTCGTGTTCCCGCTCGCGCTCCCCGGCGCCCTCGTGGGCTGCACCCTGGTGTTCGCCGGATCGATCACCGCCTTCACCACGCCGCAGCTGCTCGGCGGCTCGCGCGAGCGCATCCTGTCCACCCTGCTCTACAGCAGGGTCAACGTGAGCCTCGACTGGCCCTCGGCCAGCGCGGTCGCGCTGGTCATGACGGTGCTGGTGCTCGCGGTGGCGGCGCTGTCGGGCCGGCTGAGCAAGCGAGGGAGCACCACCTCATGA